One Vicinamibacterales bacterium DNA segment encodes these proteins:
- a CDS encoding alpha/beta fold hydrolase, giving the protein MSLSAGDMHYVDEGTGPPVLLVHGTPTWSFEYRHVIAALSKRYRCVAPDHFGFGLSERAPGFAYTPEAHAEALREFVDQLGLDAFTLVVHDFGGPIGLPLAVRASSPVRKLVILNTFAWPIDDDRAMAGPAKLIGGAVGRFLYRYANASQRLIMPSAYGDRKLLTKAIHRQYLEVFRDREARVQVLHTLARALLGSRAHYQSLLDALPRLRVPTLVLWGMKDTAFKPYHLARWQALLPHASVVRLEHSGHWPHEEEPSRVVAEIERFLN; this is encoded by the coding sequence GTGTCGCTGTCAGCAGGGGACATGCACTACGTGGACGAGGGCACCGGTCCGCCGGTCCTGCTGGTCCACGGCACGCCGACCTGGTCCTTCGAGTACCGGCACGTGATCGCCGCGCTCTCGAAACGGTATCGGTGCGTCGCGCCGGACCATTTCGGGTTTGGCCTGTCGGAACGCGCGCCGGGCTTTGCCTACACACCCGAGGCGCATGCGGAAGCGCTCCGCGAGTTCGTGGACCAGCTGGGATTGGACGCGTTCACCCTGGTGGTGCACGACTTCGGCGGACCCATCGGCCTGCCGCTTGCCGTGCGCGCGTCATCACCGGTCCGGAAGCTCGTCATCCTCAACACGTTCGCGTGGCCCATCGATGACGACCGGGCCATGGCCGGACCCGCGAAGCTGATCGGCGGCGCGGTGGGGCGCTTCCTCTATCGCTACGCCAACGCCTCACAGCGGCTGATCATGCCGTCGGCCTACGGCGATCGAAAGCTGCTGACCAAGGCCATTCATCGCCAGTATCTCGAGGTGTTCCGCGACCGCGAGGCCCGCGTCCAGGTGCTGCATACGCTGGCCCGGGCGCTGCTTGGATCGCGCGCGCATTACCAGTCACTCCTGGACGCGCTCCCCCGCCTGCGCGTGCCAACGCTGGTGCTCTGGGGCATGAAAGACACCGCCTTCAAGCCTTACCACCTGGCGCGCTGGCAGGCGCTACTGCCGCACGCCTCGGTGGTCCGCCTCGAACACTCGGGCCATTGGCCCCACGAAGAGGAGCCCTCGCGCGTCGTCGCAGAGATCGAACGGTTCCTGAATTAA
- a CDS encoding DUF3309 family protein has translation MLTILLVILVLMALGALPAWPHSRSWGYAPTSTLTIVLIVLLVLVLTGRL, from the coding sequence ATGTTAACGATCCTCCTCGTGATTCTCGTCTTGATGGCCCTGGGCGCGCTCCCGGCATGGCCGCACAGCCGTTCGTGGGGATACGCCCCGACCAGCACGCTGACGATCGTCCTCATCGTGCTGTTGGTGCTGGTCTTGACCGGACGGCTCTAG